A section of the Streptomyces xinghaiensis S187 genome encodes:
- a CDS encoding alpha-ketoacid dehydrogenase subunit beta: MAQALNRALRDAMAADAAVHVLGEDVGPLGGVFRITDGLAAEFGDDRCADTPLAEAGILGTAVGMAMYGLRPVVEMQFDAFAYPAFEQLLSHVAKMRNRTRGAMPLPITVRVPYGGGIGGVEHHSDSSEAYYMATPGLHVVTPSTVADAYGLLRAAIASDDPVVFLEPKRLYWSKADWSPESPETVAPIGRAAVRRTGRSATLISYGPSVPVCLEAADAAREEGWELEVVDLRSLVPFDDETVTASVRRTGRAVVVHEATGFAGPGAEIAARVTERCFHHLEAPVLRVTGFDIPYPPPMLEKHHLPGVDRVLDAVARLQWEADLTGREGAR, from the coding sequence ATGGCGCAGGCCCTCAACCGCGCCCTGCGCGACGCGATGGCCGCCGACGCGGCGGTGCACGTCCTCGGTGAGGACGTCGGCCCGCTGGGCGGCGTCTTCCGGATCACCGACGGGCTGGCCGCCGAGTTCGGCGACGACCGCTGCGCCGACACCCCGCTGGCGGAGGCGGGCATCCTCGGCACGGCCGTCGGCATGGCGATGTACGGGCTGCGGCCGGTCGTCGAGATGCAGTTCGACGCCTTCGCCTATCCCGCTTTCGAACAACTGCTCAGCCATGTGGCGAAGATGCGGAACCGCACGCGCGGTGCCATGCCGCTGCCCATCACGGTGCGGGTGCCGTACGGCGGCGGCATCGGCGGCGTCGAGCACCACAGTGACTCCTCCGAGGCCTACTACATGGCGACGCCCGGTCTCCACGTCGTCACCCCCTCCACGGTCGCCGACGCCTACGGCCTGCTCCGCGCCGCCATCGCCTCCGACGACCCGGTGGTCTTCCTGGAGCCCAAGCGGCTCTACTGGTCCAAGGCCGACTGGTCCCCGGAGTCCCCGGAGACCGTCGCCCCGATCGGCCGCGCGGCGGTCCGCCGTACCGGCCGCTCGGCCACGCTCATCTCCTACGGCCCGTCCGTGCCCGTCTGCCTGGAGGCGGCGGATGCGGCCCGCGAGGAGGGCTGGGAGCTGGAGGTCGTCGATCTGCGCTCCCTGGTGCCGTTCGACGACGAGACGGTGACCGCCTCCGTCCGCCGCACCGGCCGGGCCGTCGTGGTGCACGAGGCCACCGGATTCGCCGGCCCCGGCGCGGAGATCGCCGCCCGGGTCACCGAACGCTGCTTCCACCATCTGGAGGCCCCGGTGCTCCGCGTCACCGGGTTCGACATCCCGTATCCGCCGCCCATGCTGGAGAAGCACCATCTGCCCGGTGTCGACCGTGTCCTCGACGCGGTGGCCCGGCTCCAGTGGGAGGCGGACCTCACCGGCCGCGAGGGGGCGCGCTGA
- a CDS encoding dihydrolipoamide acetyltransferase family protein — MAAVREFALPDLGEGLTEAEIVRWLVEVGDVVAVDQPVVEVETAKAMVEVPCPYAGVVTARFGEEGTELPVGAALLTVAVGAASAAGGDAGSGGPAASGEQGPEGSRAPAAGDGATDGAAGEGSGNVLVGYGTGAPPARRRRVRPATGTGARGTTGAGRAPAAMGDTRSRNGSRPAGGSGRTGYGGTGFREPGVETGPGTTAGPVRGAAPAPGTAGAPGAGGGAAGTDGRDGPVAVISPLVRRLAREHGLDLRQLAGSGPEGLILRADVESAVRRAASGAGPVAAATGPETPALAETPALVEPRTAGTGAAGGGEPPSSAARTGTPPATAAAGRGLRSERIPLRGIRGAVADKLSRSRREIPDATTWVDADATELLAARSAMNTPGRPKVSLPALLARICTAALAEYPELNSTVDSAAREVVRLPVVHLGFAAQTGRGLMVPVIRDAHTLGAAALSEEFARLTEAARAGRLTPAELTGGTFTLNNYGVFGVDGSTPIINHPEAAMLGVGRIAPKPWVHRGELAVRQVVQLSLTFDHRVCDGGTAGGFLRHVADCIEQPALLLRTL, encoded by the coding sequence ATGGCCGCCGTCCGTGAATTCGCGCTGCCCGATCTGGGCGAGGGGCTGACCGAGGCGGAGATCGTCCGCTGGCTGGTGGAGGTGGGCGACGTCGTCGCCGTCGACCAGCCCGTCGTCGAGGTGGAGACGGCCAAGGCCATGGTGGAGGTCCCCTGCCCCTACGCGGGGGTGGTCACGGCCCGCTTCGGCGAGGAGGGCACGGAACTCCCGGTCGGCGCGGCACTGCTGACGGTCGCCGTGGGAGCGGCATCCGCGGCGGGCGGCGACGCGGGCTCCGGCGGCCCGGCCGCTTCCGGGGAGCAGGGGCCGGAGGGCTCCCGCGCGCCCGCGGCGGGGGACGGGGCGACGGACGGGGCGGCCGGTGAGGGCTCCGGCAACGTCCTCGTCGGCTACGGCACCGGAGCGCCCCCCGCGCGCCGCCGCCGGGTCCGCCCGGCCACGGGGACCGGCGCCCGCGGCACCACGGGCGCGGGCCGCGCCCCGGCGGCCATGGGGGACACCCGTTCCCGGAACGGCTCCCGCCCCGCGGGCGGCTCCGGCCGCACCGGGTACGGCGGGACGGGCTTCCGCGAGCCGGGGGTGGAGACCGGCCCCGGCACCACCGCCGGACCGGTGCGCGGCGCCGCCCCCGCCCCCGGCACGGCCGGTGCGCCCGGCGCGGGCGGAGGCGCTGCCGGGACGGACGGGCGGGACGGGCCGGTGGCCGTCATCTCCCCGCTGGTCAGGCGGCTGGCCCGGGAACACGGCCTCGACCTGCGGCAGTTGGCGGGCTCGGGCCCCGAGGGGCTGATCCTCCGCGCCGATGTCGAGAGCGCGGTGCGGCGGGCCGCCTCGGGAGCCGGCCCGGTCGCTGCGGCCACGGGACCGGAGACGCCGGCCCTCGCGGAGACACCGGCCCTCGTGGAGCCGCGCACGGCCGGGACCGGTGCCGCCGGCGGCGGGGAGCCGCCGTCCTCCGCGGCCCGTACGGGGACCCCACCGGCGACCGCGGCGGCCGGGCGGGGCCTGCGCTCCGAGCGGATCCCGCTGCGCGGCATCCGGGGGGCCGTCGCCGACAAGCTGTCCCGCAGCCGGCGCGAGATCCCGGACGCCACGACCTGGGTCGACGCCGACGCCACCGAACTGCTGGCGGCGCGGTCGGCGATGAACACCCCGGGGCGCCCCAAGGTGTCGCTGCCCGCGCTGCTGGCCCGGATCTGCACGGCGGCCCTGGCCGAGTACCCGGAGCTGAACTCGACCGTGGACTCCGCGGCCCGCGAGGTCGTCCGGCTCCCGGTCGTGCACCTGGGGTTCGCGGCGCAGACCGGCCGGGGCCTGATGGTGCCGGTGATCCGGGACGCCCACACGCTCGGCGCCGCCGCGCTCTCGGAGGAGTTCGCCCGGCTCACGGAGGCCGCCCGCGCGGGCCGGCTCACCCCCGCCGAACTGACCGGCGGCACCTTCACCCTCAACAACTACGGCGTCTTCGGCGTCGACGGCTCCACACCGATCATCAACCACCCGGAGGCGGCCATGCTCGGCGTCGGCCGGATCGCCCCGAAACCCTGGGTGCACCGGGGGGAGCTGGCCGTGCGGCAGGTGGTGCAGCTGTCGCTCACCTTCGACCACCGGGTCTGCGACGGCGGCACGGCCGGCGGCTTCCTGCGCCATGTGGCCGACTGCATAGAGCAGCCGGCCCTGCTCCTGCGCACGCTCTGA
- a CDS encoding DUF6457 domain-containing protein produces the protein MTVLVYDAVVLAGGAAKRLGGADKPGLRVGGRPLLDRVLDACPDAAGTVVVGSRRPTVRPVRWTFEQPPGGGPLAALDAGVRHVTAPVVLALSADLPFLTADTVRALLTALDAPYTEAGADAGTGTGAGAGIAAAAETGPDREAAAPQPYARARRPESPYLPAGPARPDGVLLTDADGRDQPLVAVYRTEPLRRELALIAAEHGGLAHLPLRLLTADLSLRRLPAPDPAAAFDCDTWDHLAAARARIRDHGRVLDEWISEVKKELGIELDVDTAALLDLARDAAHGVARPAAPLTTFLVGYAAGRSGGGPEQVLANVRRAEALAARWAEEAGEDPGKNTE, from the coding sequence ATGACTGTGCTGGTGTACGACGCCGTGGTGCTGGCCGGCGGGGCCGCGAAGCGGCTGGGCGGGGCGGACAAGCCCGGACTGCGGGTGGGCGGCCGCCCCCTGCTGGACCGGGTGCTGGACGCCTGCCCGGACGCGGCCGGGACGGTCGTCGTCGGCTCGCGCCGGCCGACCGTACGGCCCGTGCGCTGGACGTTCGAACAGCCGCCGGGCGGCGGGCCCCTGGCGGCGCTCGACGCGGGCGTCCGCCACGTCACCGCCCCGGTCGTGCTGGCGCTCTCCGCCGATCTTCCGTTCCTGACGGCGGACACCGTACGAGCCCTGCTCACCGCCCTCGACGCGCCGTACACGGAAGCGGGCGCGGACGCCGGCACGGGCACGGGCGCGGGGGCCGGGATCGCCGCGGCCGCGGAGACGGGCCCGGACAGGGAGGCCGCCGCCCCGCAGCCGTACGCCCGGGCCCGCCGCCCGGAGAGCCCGTACCTCCCGGCCGGCCCGGCCCGCCCCGACGGCGTGCTGCTGACCGACGCCGACGGCCGGGACCAGCCCCTCGTCGCCGTCTACCGCACCGAGCCGCTGCGCCGCGAACTCGCCCTGATCGCGGCCGAACACGGTGGCCTCGCGCACCTCCCGCTGCGCCTGCTCACCGCGGACCTGTCGCTCCGCCGTCTGCCGGCCCCCGACCCCGCCGCGGCGTTCGACTGCGACACCTGGGACCACCTTGCCGCGGCACGGGCCCGCATCAGGGACCATGGGCGGGTGTTGGACGAATGGATTTCCGAAGTCAAGAAGGAACTCGGCATCGAGCTGGACGTGGACACCGCCGCGCTCCTCGATCTCGCCCGTGACGCCGCCCACGGGGTGGCCCGGCCCGCCGCGCCGCTCACCACCTTCCTGGTGGGTTACGCGGCCGGTCGTTCCGGGGGCGGTCCCGAACAGGTGCTGGCCAACGTCCGCCGGGCCGAGGCACTCGCCGCGCGCTGGGCCGAGGAGGCGGGCGAGGACCCGGGGAAGAACACGGAATGA